The Pyrenophora tritici-repentis strain M4 chromosome 3, whole genome shotgun sequence genome has a window encoding:
- a CDS encoding HC-toxin synthetase yields the protein MPWINQVRPGPHNRFYKTGDIGRQLPDGSIIYLGRRDYQVKMRGRRVELGEIEHHIRNFMPAVQLMAIEKIQPAGRQESALLAAFLQLNDDTCSELLLPTVASNDSMAQVVYPANMDEKLSRFLPSYMLPDVYFSVARFPMTVSGKIDRKRLREIGATFSAQQLAELRTRSQGPKRQPSTDKEKAMQQLWAQVLNIDADSIGLDDSFFRLGGDSIAAMKLVAEARKQNVHLTVAATFQHPRLVDLAAWAGGVDPAVAQSIVPFSLLNINSDVDTARIQEEVAAGCNIDKDLVEDIYPCSPLQEGLMSLTSKRAGDYIMQSVLELSVSMDESALRARGSRL from the coding sequence ATGCCCTGGATTAACCAAGTCCGGCCAGGACCCCACAACCGCTTTTACAAAACGGGAGACATCGGTCGTCAACTTCCAGATGGTAGTATCATCTACCTAGGTCGTAGGGATTATCAAGTCAAAATGCGCGGACGTCGGGTCGAGCTAGGTGAAATCGAGCACCACATCCGGAATTTCATGCCCGCGGTGCAGCTGATGGCAATTGAGAAGATACAACCGGCAGGAAGGCAGGAGAGTGCACTACTCGCAGCATTTTTACAGCTCAACGATGATACATGCAGCGAGCTTCTTCTGCCAACTGTCGCTAGTAATGATTCGATGGCGCAAGTAGTATACCCAGCAAACATGGACGAAAAGTTGTCTAGATTTTTGCCTAGCTATATGCTGCCTGACGTATACTTTTCTGTAGCACGATTTCCGATGACAGTTTCAGGAAAAATAGACAGGAAGCGGCTGCGCGAGATTGGGGCTACATTCTCAGCCCAGCAGCTGGCGGAGCTGCGCACGCGCAGCCAGGGACCAAAGCGGCAGCCGTCgacagacaaggagaaggcaatGCAGCAGCTGTGGGCGCAGGTGCTCAACATCGACGCAGACAGCATCGGGCTGGACGACAGCTTCTTCCGCCTGGGCGGCGACTCGATCGCAGCCATGAAGCTGGTGGCCGAGGCACGCAAGCAGAATGTTCACCTTACCGTCGCAGCCACTTTCCAGCATCCCAGGCTCGTCGATTTGGCCGCTTGGGCTGGCGGAGTAGATCCAGCTGTGGCGCAGAGCATTGTGCCCTTCTCCCTTCTGAACATCAACTCCGACGTCGACACAGCACGTATCCAGGAGGAAGTCGCTGCTGGCTGCAACATAGACAAGGACCTGGTGGAAGACATCTACCCGTGCTCGCCGCTTCAGGAGGGCCTGATGTCGCTCACGTCAAAGCGGGCGGGTGACTATATTATGCAGAGTGTACTAGAGCTGTCAGTCAGCATGGATGAAAGCGCTCTACGGGCGCGTGGGAGCAGGTTGTGA